One segment of Solanum stenotomum isolate F172 chromosome 1, ASM1918654v1, whole genome shotgun sequence DNA contains the following:
- the LOC125871865 gene encoding probable CoA ligase CCL6: MSNYTVKVEESRPAADGKPSAGPVYRNIYAKDGLMEMPTRFESPWDFFSESVKKNPKNQMLGRRQVVDKKAGPYSWLTYEAVYETTVKIGSAIRNRGVNPGDRCGIYGVNCPEWIMAMEACNSQAISYVPLYDSLGANAVEFIINHAEVSIAFVQESKILAILSCLSNCNSYLKTIVSFGNISSTQKSEAEEQGVACFSWEEFVQMGSLDHELPQKRKTDISSIMYTSGTTGEPKGVILTNGAFMGEVLSMDQLLVETDREGTVEDVYFSFLPLAHIFDQIIETYCIYRGASIGFWQGDIRYLIEDLLVLKPTIFCGVPRVYDRIYTGVMDKIEAGGTLKKLLFQFAYNYKLRNMEKGLRQDEAAPRFDRLVFDKIKLAFGGRVRLMLSGAAPLPKHVEEFLRVTCCCSLSQGYGLTESCGGCLTSIANVHSMTGTVGVPMTTIEARLESVPEMGYDALASVPRGEICLRGKTLFSGYHKREDLTNSVLVDGWFHTGDIGEWQPDGAMKIIDRKKNIFKLSQGEYVAVENIEGVYSRCPLFTSIWIYGNSFESFLVAVVVPERKALEDWASSNQETGDFSSLCNNTKARKYILDELNSTARKHQLRGFEMLRAVHLEPNPFDIERELVTPTFKLKRPQLLNYYKDIVDQLYKEAKAKTA; encoded by the exons ATGTCAAATTATACAGTGAAAGTTGAAGAAAGCCGACCTGCTGCTGACGGAAAGCCGTCAGCAGGGCCAGTTTATAGGAATATTTATGCTAAAGATGGTCTCATGGAAATGCCTACTCGTTTTGAGTCACCTTGGGACTTCTTTAG TGAATCGGTTAAGAAGAATCCTAAAAATCAAATGCTGGGCCGCCGTCAGGTTGTTGACAAAAAG GCAGGTCCCTACAGTTGGCTAACATATGAGGCGGTTTATGAAACTACAGTTAAGATTGGTTCAGCCATCCGAAATCGTGGTGTTAATCCG GGAGACCGGTGTGGCATCTATGGTGTGAACTGTCCTGAGTGGATAATGGCAATGGAG GCTTGTAACAGCCAAGCAATTTCATATGTACCACTCTATGATTCTCTAG GTGCAAATGCAGTTGAATTTATCATCAACCACGCTGAAGTTTCAATAGCTTTTGTCCAAGAAAGCAAGATCCTGGct ATCTTATCATGCTTGTCTAACTGCAATTCTTATCTAAAAA CTATCGTCAGCTTTGGAAACATTTCAAGCACACAGAAAAGTGAAGCCGAGGAACAAGGAGTAGCTTGCTTCTCATGGGAAGAGTTTGTTCAAATG GGAAGTTTGGATCATGAACTTCCTCAGAAAAGGAAGACTGATATTTCCTCAATTATGTACACTAGTGGAACTACTGGAGAACCAAAAGGTGTCATTCTGACTAATGGTGCTTTCATGGGAGAAGTTCTGTCAATGGATCAACTTCTCGTTGAAACAGACAGAGAG GGAACGGTGGAGGACGTTTACTTTTCGTTCCTTCCGCTGGCTCATATATTTGATCAAATAATTGAGACATATTGCATATACAGAGGTGCTTCAATAGGATTTTGGCAAGGC GACATTAGATACTTGATTGAAGATCTTCTGGTATTAAAGCCGACTATATTCTGTGGAGTTCCACGAGTTTATGACCGGATATACACAG GGGTGATGGATAAAATCGAAGCTGGAGGTACATTGAAGAAGCTGCTTTTCCAGTTTGCATACAACTA CAAATTAAGGAATATGGAGAAAGGACTGAGACAAGATGAAGCAGCTCCGCGCTTTGACAGGCTTGTTTTTGATAAG ATCAAACTAGCATTTGGTGGACGAGTTCGTCTGATGCTTTCTGGAGCTGCTCCTTTGCCAAAGCACGTCGAAGAATTTCTAAGAGTGACATGTTGCTGTTCTTTATCACAAGGATATG GGCTTACTGAAAGTTGTGGAGGATGTCTCACATCCATAGCCAATGTACACTCCATGACAGGAACTGTTGGTGTTCCAATGACTACAATTGAGGCAAGACTTGAGTCAGTGCCAGAAATGGGATATGATGCTCTTGCAAGCGTGCCTCGTGGAGAAATTTGTCTGAGGGGAAAAACCTTGTTTTCGGGGTACCATAAACGAGAAGATCTTACAAACTCTGTACTTGTGGATGGATGGTTTCATACAG GTGACATTGGTGAGTGGCAACCAGACGGAGCAATGAAAATCATTGACCGGAAAAAGAATATATTCAAGCTGTCCCAAGGGGAGTATGTAGCTGTAGAAAACATTGAAGGCGTATACTCCAGATGCCCTCTTTTTACATCA ATTTGGATATATGGAAACAGCTTTGAATCCTTCCTAGTGGCTGTGGTAGTTCCAGAAAGAAAGGCACTTGAAGACTGGGCCTCGAGTAATCAAGAAACCGGAGATTTTTCATCTCTATGTAATAACACAAAGGCAAGGAAGTACATATTAGATGAACTCAACAGCACTGCTAGGAAACACCAA CTTCGAGGCTTTGAAATGTTACGTGCAGTTCATTTGGAACCAAATCCATTTGACATTGAGAGAGAATTAGTTACCCCTACATTCAAACTCAAAAGACCACAACTGCTCAACTATTACAAG GATATTGTCGATCAACTATACAAAGAAGCAAAGGCAAAAACTGCATAA
- the LOC125872077 gene encoding cold-regulated 413 plasma membrane protein 2-like has protein sequence MGMKKSYLAMKREASVGSDLIDSDLEEIGIAAKKLANHVIMLGGIGFGTSFLKWIASFAAIYLLILDRTNWRSNMLTTLLIPYIFLSFPSLLFGLFRGDFGKWLSLIAVITRLFFPKHFPDWLEAPAALVLLMVVSPSFFADTIRDMWIGTFICLVIGCYLLQEHIRASGGFRNSFTKANGISNTIGIILLLVYPVWALILHFL, from the exons ATGGGGATGAAGAAGAGTTATTTGGCAATGAAGAGAGAAGCATCAGTAGGCAGTGATCTGATTGATTCAGATTTGGAGGAAATTGGGATTGCTGCTAAGAAGTTAGCTAATCATGTTATTATGCTTGGTGGAATCGGTTTTGGCACTTCTTTTCTCAAATGGATTGCTTCTTTTGCTGCTAT TTACTTGTTGATCTTGGATCGAACAAACTGGAGGAGCAACATGCTCACAACTCTCCTAATTCCATACATTTTCTTGAGTTTCCCTTCATTACTCTTTGGTTTGTTCag GGGAGATTTCGGAAAATGGCTATCTTTGATTGCTGTTATAACACGCCTCTTTTTCCCAAAACACTTTCCAG ATTGGCTTGAAGCACCAGCAGCATTGGTCCTTCTGATGGTAGTATCTCCAAGTTTTTTCGCCGACACCATAAGGGACATGTGGATCGGTACGTTCATTTGCCTTGTAATTGGATGCTATCTGTTGCAAGAACACATTAGAGCATCTGGTGGATTCAGAAATTCCTTCACTAAAGCTAATGGAATTTCAAACACTATAGGAATCATCCTTCTTCTGGTATATCCAGTCTGGGCATTGATTCTCCACTTTctataa
- the LOC125847787 gene encoding uncharacterized protein LOC125847787 yields the protein MRIGILGRNNLGLIDGRCRKEGFGPNLTDLWERCNAIVLSWIINSVSKELLSGIVYSSDVWAVWRDLKERFDKADGSRIFQLHREIAMITQGTSNISEYFTHLRLLWAEFDCLAPFPGCTCKKSRDFGESMTRQKILQFLMGLNESYKQARGQLLMLIPPPSVNQAYSMMVETESQRSMTHVIGPMMNIDIAAMVSGRNSHPHKFKRIEKFSVITAT from the coding sequence ATGCGGATTGGCATACTTGGAAGAAACAATTTGGGCCTGATCGATGGTAGATGCAGAAAAGAAGGTTTTGGTCCAAATCTTACTGATCTATGGGAACGTTGCAATGCAATTGTCCTTTCATGGATCATAAACTCTGTTTCGAAAGAGTTATTGAGTGGTATTGTGTACTCTTCTGATGTTTGGGCTGTTTGGAGAGATCTTAAAGAGCGATTCGATAAGGCTGATGGATCAAGGATCTTTCAATTACACAGGGAGATCGCAATGATAACTCAAGGAACGAGTAATATCTCTGAGTATTTCACTCATCTGCGCTTACTCTGGGCAGAATTTGATTGTCTAGCTCCATTCCCTGGGTGTACTTGTAAAAAATCCAGAGATTTTGGAGAGTCTATGACTAGGCAAAAGATCTTACAGTTTTTAATGGGACTTAATGAATCTTATAAGCAGGCTCGAGGTCAACTTTTGATGTTAATTCCTCCCCCTTCGGTTAATCAAGCCTATTCCATGATGGTTGAAACAGAAAGTCAAAGGAGTATGACTCATGTTATTGGTCCAATGATGAACATAGATATTGCTGCAATGGTATCTGGACGTAATTCTCATCCTCACAAGTtcaaaagaattgaaaagttCAGTGTGATTACTGCAACATGA
- the LOC125871906 gene encoding allene oxide synthase 3-like — translation MSSTFSKSSAIVNSSDNESCKPLLQVREIPGDYGFPLFGAIKDRYDYYYSLGADEFFRTKSLKYNSTVFRTNMPPGPFIAKDPKVIVLLDAISFPILFDCSKVEKKNVLDGTFMPSTNFFGGYRPCAFLDASEPKHATHKGFYLSIISKLHTQFIPIFKNSVSVLFQNLEIEMSKNKKGNFNDISDAMSFDFVFRLLCNNTNPHDTNLGTNGPKCFDLWMLPQLAPLVTIGLKYVPNFLEDLMLHTFQLPFFLIKSKYQKLYDAFNEHAGSTLDDAEKSGIKRDEACHNLVFLAGFNAYGGMKILFPSLMKWVASGGKSLHTRLANEIRTIIKEEGGSITLSAINKMSLIKSTVYEVLRIEPPIPFQYGKAKEDIMVQSHDSNFLIKKGEMIFGYQTFATKDANIFENPEEFIAERFMGSEGEKLLKYVYWSNARETDSPTVDNKQCAGKDLAVLLCRLMLVEFFMRYDTFTVESSKYLAGPLITFKTLEKKAI, via the exons atgtCTTCAACTTTCTCCAAATCTTCCGCCATTGTTAACTCTTCAGACAATGAGTCTTGTAAACCACTTCTTCAAGTTCGAGAAATCCCAGGTGACTATGGTTTCCCATTATTCGGAGCTATTAAAGATAGATATGACTATTACTACAGCCTCGGAGCGGACGAATTCTTCCGTACAAAATCTCTAAAGTATAATTCTACTGTATTCAGAACAAACATGCCACCAGGTCCATTTATTGCTAAAGATCCCAAAGTCATCGTTCTTCTCGATGCTATAAGTTTTCCTATTCTTTTCGACTGTTCAAAAGTCGAAAAGAAGAACGTTCTTGATGGCACCTTCATGCCATCAACTAATTTCTTCGGTGGATATCGTCCTTGTGCATTTCTCGATGCATCAGAGCCAAAACATGCAACACATAAAGGGTTTTATTTATCTATAATCTCAAAATTGCATACTCAATTTATTCCTATATTTAAAAACTCTGTTTCTGTTCTGtttcaaaatcttgaaattgAAATGTCTAAAAATAAGAAAGGGAATTTCAACGACATTAGCGATGCAATGTCATTTGATTTCGTTTTTCGTTTGTTGTGTAACAACACAAATCCCCATGACACAAATCTTGGCACTAATGGTCCAAAATGTTTTGATTTGTGGATGTTGCCTCAACTGGCTCCTTTGGTCACTATTGGTCTAAAATATGTGCCCAATTTTCTGGAAGATTTAATGTTGCATACTTTCCAATTGCcgttttttctaattaaatcgAAATACCAGAAGCTTTACGATGCTTTTAACGAGCATGCTGGAAGTACACTTGATGATGCTGAGAAGAGTGGGATCAAAAGAGATGAAGCTTGTCACAACTTAGTTTTTCTTGCAG GATTCAACGCTTATGGTGGAATGAAAATTTTGTTTCCGTCACTGATGAAGTGGGTGGCAAGTGGAGGAAAGAGTTTACACACTCGTCTAGCAAATGAAATCAGGACGATCATCAAGGAAGAAGGTGGGTCCATTACTCTATCAGCAATCAACAAGATGAGTTTGATTAAATCAACGGTGTATGAAGTGTTAAGAATTGAACCACCAATTCCGTTCCAGTACGGTAAGGCTAAAGAAGATATCATGGTCCAAAGTCATGattcaaattttttgataaaaaaaggTGAAATGATATTTGGATATCAAACATTTGCAACAAAAGAtgcaaatatatttgaaaatccAGAAGAGTTTATTGCAGAGAGATTTATGGGTAGTGAAGgagaaaaattgttaaaatatgTTTATTGGTCAAATGCAAGAGAAACTGATAGTCCAACAGTCGATAACAAACAATGTGCAGGAAAGGATCTGGCTGTGCTGTTATGCAG GTTGATGCTTGTGGAATTTTTCATGCGTTACGACACATTTACAGTGGAGTCAAGTAAATACTTAGCTGGACCATTAATAACTTTCAAGACATTGGAGAAAAAGGCGATTTGA
- the LOC125871912 gene encoding 9-divinyl ether synthase produces the protein MSSYSESSNLPIREIPGDYGFPIISAIKDRYDYFYNQGEDAWFHNKAEKYKSTVVKINMAPGPFTSNDYKLVAFLDANSFVCMFDNSLIDKTDTLGGTFKPGKEYYGGYRPVAFIDTKDPNHAALKGYILSAFAKRHNLFIPLFRNSLSDHLFNNLEKQVTEQGKSDFNALLPTMTFNFIFRLLCDQTNPSDTVLGAQGPEHLRKWLFPQLIPSLSAKKLPNIIEDTLFHNFLIPFCFIKSDYNKLVDAFSKSAVSILDEAERLGIKREEAVQNILFLVGINMFAGLNAFFPHLFRFVGEAGASLHTQLAKEIRTVIKEEGGAITLSAINKMSLVKSVVYETLRLRPPVPLQYGKAKKDFMVQSHDASYKINKGQFIVGYQPMASRDPKIFANPDEFIPDRFMNDGEKMLKHVLWSNGRETENPAPDNKQCPGKDLVHLLGRLILVEFFMRYDTFTVEITPLFRAPNVAFKTLTKASK, from the exons ATGTCTTCTTATTCAGAGTCATCAAATCTACCGATTCGCGAAATTCCAGGGGACTATGGTTTCCCTATAATTAGCGCAATTAAAGATCGATACGATTATTTCTATAACCAAGGTGAAGATGCTTGGTTCCATAACAAAGCTGAAAAATACAAATCTACTGTTGTAAAAATCAACATGGCACCAGGTCCATTCACATCTAATGACTACAAATTGGTAGCATTTTTAGATGCCAATAGCTTTGTTTGCATGTTTGATAATTCCCTCATCGATAAAACTGACACTCTTGGTGGTACATTTAAGCCTGGTAAAGAATACTACGGAGGTTATCGCCCCGTTGCGTTTATCGATACGAAAGATCCAAACCATGCAGCATTAAAAGGCTACATTCTATCAGCGTTCGCAAAGCGACATAACTTATTCATTCCTCTATTCAGAAACTCATTATCTGATCATCTTTTTAATAATCTCGAAAAACAGGTTACTGAACAAGGGAAATCGGATTTCAACGCCTTGCTTCCAACTATGAcgtttaatttcatttttcgtTTGCTTTGTGATCAGACTAATCCGTCTGATACAGTTCTTGGCGCTCAAGGACCAGAACATCTACGTAAATGGCTTTTCCCTCAGCTAATTCCGTCCTTGAGCGCTAAGAAACTTCCTAACATCATAGAAGATACGCTCttccataattttttaataccattttgttttataaaaagTGATTACAACAAACTTGTTGATGCATTTAGCAAGTCCGCTGTGTCCATATTGGATGAAGCGGAAAGACTTGGAATCAAAAGAGAAGAAGCTGTACAAAACATTCTTTTTCTCGTGGGGATCAATATGTTCGCTGGCTTGAACGCCTTTTTCCCTCATCTCTTCAG GTTTGTGGGCGAAGCAGGGGCTAGTCTACACACACAACTTGCTAAAGAAATAAGGACCGTTATTAAAGAAGAAGGTGGTGCAATCACATTATCAGCGATTAACAAAATGAGTTTGGTCAAGTCCGTAGTGTACGAGACATTGAGGCTTCGCCCACCAGTACCTTTACAGTATGGTAAGGCGAAGAAAGACTTCATGGTTCAAAGCCACGATGCATCTTACAAGATCAATAAAGGACAATTCATCGTTGGATATCAGCCTATGGCTAGTAGGGACCCTAAGATTTTCGCGAACCCTGATGAGTTTATTCCTGATAGGTTCATGAATGATGGTGAGAAAATGCTGAAACATGTTCTATGGTCTAATGGAAGGGAAACAGAGAATCCAGCACCAGATAACAAGCAATGTCCAGGCAAAGATTTGGTGCACCTATTGGGTAGGTTAATATTGGTTGAATTTTTCATGAGATACGATACGTTCACCGTGGAAATTACACCTCTATTTCGTGCACCAAATGTTGCCTTCAAGACGTTAACCAAAGCAAGTAAATAG